In the genome of Lactuca sativa cultivar Salinas chromosome 3, Lsat_Salinas_v11, whole genome shotgun sequence, the window TTTTGAACGCCCACCTGTCTCTTCTATGTAACAAAAGTctgtgcatgcatgtatactacGTTAAAGTATGCGAACAGAAACAACATGTATTACAAAAATCAAAGAACTTGAAGAAAAAGTTTAAAATAGAAAGATTTTTTTGGTTCTAGTTCGTCTAAAATTGTCAGTTCATACAAAGCACTATAACTTACGACCAGTCTCATGTGTAACATGAGCAAAGAAAGCTGCAATTTCACGCTTGGAGTCGTCAATTGAACCAGATCTACCAAAATGTGGGTAGTCTCTCAAGACTCTAAGAAACGTGTCTCGTGTATAAAAACTTCGTCCAGGACAGTTGCTCGCAGACTTCGCAACAATCCCATTGAAAAATGCAGTGCTCACTATACCAGGGACGTCTGCATTATTATTAGGAGCTGGAAGTGAACATGGGCCTTTTCGACAGTCTTTCCCGCAATATTCTTGTGTTGTGCCACAGTAACCGTACTTACTACAACACTCTTGCCGACCACAGTTACAACTCTGGGATGCAACCGGATCAGGGAGGAGGATTCCGGCAAGAAAAAGTCCGGCGAAGAGGAGTGTTGGAAGGGTTGTTTTCATTTTCGTTTGTGTGGTGTTTGAATGTAGAAGGTTGAAGAGGGATATAAATAAGGTGAAAGTCTCCCCCAAAGTCTCCCATTATTTAGTTTTGGAAAGTACCGTGAATATTACGTTGTGGAAATTCCATTACATGTTTACTTAGTGTGTATGTACATACTTTGTGAAATTGAATGTCAAGACTCTAGTCATGATAAAGCTTTTTGAAATTCAAAGCATGTGGTTATGACTTAAACATTGCATGGTATATTTGTTATTAATTGTCATTGATCATCATCTCATATGGGTATATGGGTCATGGTTTGATTTTGTGCGAGTTCCCACTTCCCAACATAGGACTTAGGAATTCGTTCTAAACTTTGGCATAGAAAAAGTGGGTGCATGACCCCACCTGGAAGTGGGCACAAAGCCATAATTTACTGAAGAAACTCCCAAATATTTctagggtaaattacacgaatggtccctat includes:
- the LOC111908675 gene encoding endochitinase EP3, with the translated sequence MKTTLPTLLFAGLFLAGILLPDPVASQSCNCGRQECCSKYGYCGTTQEYCGKDCRKGPCSLPAPNNNADVPGIVSTAFFNGIVAKSASNCPGRSFYTRDTFLRVLRDYPHFGRSGSIDDSKREIAAFFAHVTHETGHFCYIEETGGRSKDYCDRTKQKDYPCISNKGYYGRGAIQLSYNYNYGEAGKNLGIDLLRNPDIVATDQVVSFKTALWFWMEHAHWDFASGNGFGASIRAVNKIECDNGNAAAVTSRVSYYTDYCRQFGVQPGGNLRC